One genomic window of Microbacterium sp. BH-3-3-3 includes the following:
- the rsmG gene encoding 16S rRNA (guanine(527)-N(7))-methyltransferase RsmG has protein sequence MPEQLEPEPAAAVALFGDRIDRARQFVAALAEHGEERGLIGPQEVPRLWTRHVLNSAITAPYFSGRSVDVGSGAGLPGLVLAIARPDVEWTLIEPMERRTAWLTEQVAELELDNVTVERMRAEEWARGRIFDVVTARAVSALRTLLPFTAPLVRPGGRLVFLKGASVGAEIESAAKQVRKLGLTDVSVEVVGEGVLDEPTRVFLATVSR, from the coding sequence ATGCCGGAACAGCTCGAGCCTGAGCCGGCGGCAGCGGTCGCGCTGTTCGGCGACCGCATCGACCGTGCGCGGCAGTTCGTCGCCGCTCTCGCCGAGCATGGCGAAGAGAGGGGTCTCATCGGCCCCCAGGAAGTTCCGCGGCTGTGGACCCGACACGTCCTGAACAGCGCGATCACGGCGCCGTACTTCTCCGGGCGATCGGTGGATGTGGGTTCGGGCGCCGGCCTTCCCGGTCTCGTGCTCGCCATCGCTCGTCCCGACGTCGAATGGACGCTCATCGAACCGATGGAGCGCCGTACGGCGTGGTTGACCGAGCAGGTCGCCGAGCTGGAGCTCGACAACGTGACGGTCGAGCGCATGCGCGCCGAAGAGTGGGCCCGCGGGCGCATCTTCGACGTGGTGACCGCCCGAGCCGTCAGTGCGCTTCGCACCCTCCTGCCCTTCACCGCTCCCCTGGTCCGCCCTGGTGGGAGGCTGGTGTTCCTCAAGGGAGCCAGCGTGGGCGCGGAGATCGAATCGGCCGCCAAACAGGTTCGTAAGCTCGGCCTTACAGACGTCTCGGTCGAGGTCGTGGGCGAGGGTGTGCTGGACGAGCCCACGCGCGTCTTCTTGGCCACCGTCTCGCGCTAG
- a CDS encoding R3H domain-containing nucleic acid-binding protein, with amino-acid sequence MTTSDQIAPEQTAATEEQLEQEGDIAADYLEGLLDIADIEGDLALDVRGGRAYVSVEADDAEALSTLSHPDTVQALQELTRLAVQNSTGRFSRLILDIGGSRDARQRQLETLVDLAIERINEGATQASLPAMSSYERKLVHDIAADRGYTSESFGEGADRHTVLRRG; translated from the coding sequence ATGACGACGTCCGATCAGATCGCACCCGAACAGACCGCCGCCACCGAGGAGCAGCTCGAGCAAGAAGGCGACATCGCTGCCGACTACCTCGAGGGACTCCTCGACATCGCCGACATCGAGGGCGACCTCGCCCTCGATGTACGTGGGGGGCGTGCCTACGTGTCGGTCGAGGCCGATGACGCGGAGGCCCTCTCGACGCTCTCGCACCCCGACACCGTTCAGGCCCTGCAGGAGTTGACGCGCCTGGCCGTGCAGAACTCGACGGGGCGATTCTCTCGGCTCATCCTCGACATCGGCGGGTCGCGTGATGCGCGGCAGCGCCAGCTCGAAACCCTCGTCGACCTGGCGATCGAGCGGATCAACGAGGGTGCCACACAGGCGTCCCTGCCGGCCATGTCGAGCTACGAGCGCAAACTGGTGCACGACATCGCCGCGGACCGCGGTTACACCTCTGAGTCGTTCGGTGAGGGCGCTGACCGCCACACCGTGCTGCGACGCGGCTGA